Proteins from one Periplaneta americana isolate PAMFEO1 chromosome 6, P.americana_PAMFEO1_priV1, whole genome shotgun sequence genomic window:
- the LOC138702299 gene encoding cuticle protein 19-like isoform X1: protein MQQVKVLPFIVILVVLMAAVNAFPGHLVDNHHYEHPQYKFEYAVHDPHTGDVKEQWESRDGDAVKGSYSLKEADGGTRTVEYHADKHNGFVAVVKKAGGHSKPEITYHGAKPHY from the exons ATGCAGCAGGTTAAG GTTCTTCCATTCATTGTCATCTTGGTGGTCCTGATGGCAGCAGTAAATGCTTTCCCTGGACATTTAGTGGATAACCatcattat gAGCATCCCCAGTACAAGTTCGAATACGCAGTTCATGACCCACATACCGGTGACGTCAAGGAACAGTGGGAGTCCAGGGATGGAGACGCAGTGAAGGGATCTTACAGTCTGAAGGAAGCTGATGGAGGAACCCGCACCGTGGAGTACCACGCCGACAAACACAACGGTTTCGTCGCCGTCGTCAAGAAAGCTGGAGGACACTCCAAACCTGAGATCACTTACCACGGAGCCAAACCTCATTATTAA
- the LOC138702299 gene encoding cuticle protein 19-like isoform X2 → MQQTKVLPFIAILVVLVAAANAFPGHLVDDHHYEHSQYKFEYAVHDPHTGDVKEQWESRDGDAVKGSYSLKEADGGTRTVEYHADKHNEFAAVVKKAGGHSKPEITYHGVKPHC, encoded by the exons GTTCTCCCATTCATTGCCATCCTGGTGGTGCTGGTGGCAGCAGCAAATGCTTTTCCTGGGCATTTAGTGGATGACCATCattat gAGCATTCCCAGTACAAGTTCGAGTACGCAGTTCATGACCCACATACCGGTGACGTCAAGGAACAGTGGGAGTCCAGGGATGGAGACGCAGTGAAGGGATCTTACAGTCTGAAGGAAGCTGATGGAGGAACCCGCACCGTGGAGTACCACGCCGACAAACACAACGAATTCGCCGCCGTCGTCAAGAAAGCTGGAGGACACTCCAAACCTGAGATCACTTACCATGGAGTCAAGCCTCATTGCTAA